The nucleotide window cccataataattccagagaggtcaccatttgccacattattcctccactacatccacaccttaatgctacacgccgaacatcgtctcatgcaacagatggtacgccaggagtattatatcccccgtcttaagccgcaaattaagaagtgcatcttcacatgcaagatttgcactatgcacaagcagaagatgcgaacgcagattatggcagcacttccaccggaacgctgcaatttcgctctgcctttcaccacaacaggtgttgattttgctgggcctttccaggtaaaggcttctatgttaaggtctcccactctcatgaaaggctatgtggctgtctttgtttgtttcacgacaaaggcagtacaccttgagctgtgtagtaatctgacgacggaggcttttctcgcggcatttgctcgcttcgtcgctcgacgtggctacccatcaaagatcatgagcgataatggcaaaacctttatcggagctcaacgagccacagaaaagcaatttgtggattttttaaaacaagtgtcacccgacgtcgtacaaaagtacgcccctcaaggtatcaattggcaatttatacccccaagcgctcctcatatgggcggtttatgggaatcagctgtaaagagcttcaaaacccatttcaaacgggtagctggaaattataaatttaattacgaagagttcacgacgctattaaatcgaattgaagccgttctcaattcacggccactcacagtactatcgcaagacccctcagatttcaccgccttaactccagggcattttctaaaaggagcacccatcctggccattcctgagccaggcgtgaagtcgctatctctattaaatcgatgggaacgaattaaaattctccatcatgatttcagccgccgctggaaggacgagtacataaaggatctccacaaaagataccgctgGAAGACTCCCGAACAAGagcctaaacttggagactgtgtcctcatccacgatgattgtctaccccccaccgagtggcggcttggccgcattgaaaagctacattacggctccgacggtcacatacgaatcgttgatctccgtacgcaaaacggaacgctgaccagaccgctcgtgaagctatgctttttgccaacttcCGATGATCGCGAATCTGaaaaaccgcaaaaacaaaCCGATATTATCGTTTCACAATAAGCTAATCAaatgaaaacgagaaatacgccaataccaaccgttaaaaaatacaaaccgAAAATCGAAATAACCAAACCGATACTGTCGCGataataaaatcactaaattttacgcTAAAACGAGAAATATGCCCGTAATaaaccgcaaaaaaaaaataataaactgtcAAAACCAACAAAGAATCTTAGCCAAAAAATTGTCGATCAATATGACGACAcgttcatgccacatatcgtggcacctTCACCATGTTTGCTTATCTGATAgaaatttataatcaataatcttctctatacagaTTACCATGGATATAGATACGCCAGCCGCAAATACGTCAACCGCTCGCGCGGCTACGAATGTGCCACGCAACGGGCCTACCCCAGCGCCCCGGACGATAGCTGCGACAGCATCGGCCGCTGCACCGGCCACCGCACCagcaacaacgccggcacctgTACCGGCAATCGCGCCTGCAGCGGTCCTACCCTCCGCACCTCGTGGTGGCACGCGACCACCACCAATCCCATCACAGACTACGGAGCCCCGTCGGATAAGGTGTCCCATCTGTCGACGCCCTCATCGTCTCCACCATTGTGgaatatttaggggtatgcggcctttgcaacggcagcaagttgctcaggcccacgggcattgcatcaactgcctgtcgcacactcATGCAACTACACGTGGGTTGTGCCAAATGTGCCACCGGCCGCACCACACGCTGCTACACCGCAGCTCGTCACGCGAGGTGAATCGGCCACCCATCCATCGCGGCCGCACACCCCGATTCCAACCGTCAGCTCGTGCCGCACCCCAGCGGAGCGGAACATCACTGCGGCGTCGACAGCCTGGGTCACCATCTCGTCGTCCTACGGGgctgagcagcgttgtggcaacgctgcaacagctgcaacgccttttaggctaaacagtcgtttaggggggccgggatggctaaatgagcatctgacccccctcttaatataataacaTCTACACCCCACAATACACACCTtactcaacacatcatcttctcaccgcatacacaccatactcaactcATCATCTTCTCAccgcatacacaccatactcaactcATCATCTTCTcatcgcacacacaccaactccacACATCATCCTCTcatcgcacacacaccaactccacACGTCATCAtttcatcccacacacaccaacgcATCACGAATTCaacacacatgaggacaccgcacaaaaaataacaaaagggaccgacggactAGGCACCAGCCTCTTTCGATTACGATCCGTGCGCTTGTAACCATCCGCCAACCGATTATCCCGCAGTTTTAAATTCGTTTTGACAAAAGGTCGTCGCTAAACTATTGGTAAGTGCCGCGAGTTTTGATAAAAAACCTCTCATTTTATACATGGTGGTAAGTGCCgcgagtttttataaaaaaaacctctcaaaataaccaaatggaaaggattaatgtgcaaatttattattgtaaaccACGCCACAGCacaagtaatggccaaatagaaagagttcattcaacactgattgaaatctccagatgtttaaagcaagaacacaacttaattagtaattttgaatcaattatgagagcagttcaacagtataataaaacaattcattctgtaacaggtaaacaaccttgcaacattttatttaataaagagcctcatgataatatgaaaaatgtgttacaaaatgctcaagagaaaatgctagagcatcataacaagaaaaggcttcagaaaagttataaaaaaggagatattatttatgaaaaaatttatggggaaagaaataaattgaaccccaagtacaaaagacaagtagtattagaagatttaggaaatacaattaaaatacaaaacagaaacagaataatacataaagataatatcaaatcttaaattaatatgcaagaaaaagaaatttttgtctaaaagttgtcatatttaaaaagacttcaatcaaaaaagaaattataagtcaaagataatataaaatgtatctaggagtcaaatttaaataaattgtacatataaattaagattttaaaatggaaCTGTTTAACTTGATAAAATAATCAATAGTCTCACGTACTATATccctttgaatcgggacgcttcaatttagaggtgggggagttaataccaccagttcatgttacatgaacatattgtatttctgttataaatatgtaacccatatggtactttcctaatactgtccgccttaggtggtccgaaaatataactcatagattgtaagatgaatctttccacttgtaacatatgtcctacatatgtatgtcctatctcaagtggattgtagatatacttcctagaatgtaagattaatatttgtatctaggcttaagcaaaatattgtatttaagaaaaagataataaagaaaacggcagtcgaccacaggcagttgcccgtagttactcgaaaaccaaacaatttattaatttgcatgtatatatgtaagtaaatgaaGAGAGTTTACTCTTATATGTTGTTGcactgttatatatgtatgcataaaagaGCAAGTTTTTACTCTTTGCtcgttatatataaatatatgttacatatatcCCAGCAAAACTTGCGTGACCGAAACTCCAAtacatttacacaatttttacttgTCACTAACACTCCCTCACAAATCTTTGAAATGAGTAAGAAGTCAATCTATTGTGTCTTTtgattgttttatattataagctCTTCACTCAACAGatgttaagcaaaaataaaacgaaagaagacaaacaatttttttagccGGCACCGCGTATTGAAAACGATGGATGTGAAAGCGTACAGCATGATACCGTGAATTTGACATTTGCTTGTTCGTTGTGACAAATTGaattcgaagaaaaaaaatttcggttaCAAACGCGTCGATAAAGAATTGTGCAGATTTGTGCttgtgcatatttatgcaaaattattgaaaataaatattgaaatcttTTAGAATTGTGTTTCGTTAATATTTGTGAACATATTGTGTCTATTATTGTACTTATATTTGGAAAAAGGGTGagtatagaaaataataattcaatatgaagcaaaatacaTTTAGTGCATATGTGAGCCGGGAAAAAGGCTTTTAATCTAAGTGCATCTAACTTTGTGAAAAAGATGTAAATTTTGATTGTGATCCTGATGTGGAGGGATTTACATCATCTATTTCatgaattttcaaattagtaTTTTTCACTGTAATATTGCATTGTCCCGacggtattttatatatattatgttaagaaatgaatgaaattaaaatgaatttttatgctgccatatttttatttcttaatcagATGGATTCACCAGTGCTTTTTGATGACACCTATTTGGAGGAATGCCCAACAACGTCTTCGACTCCCGTAAAAGGTATAtgtaaaatttccatttttgttttcaatttacttttatgcatttattCTTGCAGAACAATTGACATTTAAACGTAAGACGTTCAACGTTTCTGGTTGCTACAACACAGAGGCAAGCTTCTCAAAGCAACAAGTAAACAATTTGCCTGTGGATGAAAATGGTAATCCAATATattgtttcttaaatatttttactttattacgtTTACACCTTTTTCAGATGTTTTTAACATGTTCTTCAAATTACAGACACAGCGGCATCTGTACACTGACGAATTCCTGACTTTGTGTAACTGGGACGGTAGGGGAGACAAGCAACCGCAATGAAAGTTTCTGTTGTCCAACATattatatggtaaattttatacatacatattaacctaaaaagatgtattttaaattgatttttcattacattttttatagattcTTTCATCACTTGTGGGCTTGCGAATTTCGATCAACAAATGCGGAAGTCCATCGAAATGAGCCACCatagatttaagcaaaaaacataTAGGAAGCGAAAAGCTGAAGAAAGATAAATATAAtactgtaataatttttttgatatatgtatatatacatatattttattttttgtaagtatataaaaatgtatatattattttttgtatgtatataaaaatgtatataaataatttttatattattaaaaaaaatgtcaaaagatgAAGGAAATGAATATAATgtaaatctaaataaaattattttattattaaaattaataaaaaaaaaaatattttataaaaaaaaaaaaatctttatattttagGGTTTCGAACTTTAGGTTGAAGTATTGACAAGCGAGTGGCTTACCCACTAGGCTATTGCAGAATGCACCCTCACGCTTTCCTGAAAGCAGTTTTGTCGATTTGTcccaaatttaatgaaagtgtGAGAAAGAAGGATATAGTTTTAGTACAGCAGGAAATATGTGAGCGAGAAGGTGATAAAAgatcacatgtatacaaaagttttggGAGCTTTTTTGATTCGCCCTTAAGAACGTGATAGGAAAAAGTGACAATTAAATCGGCACGCGTTACCGGCATGTCACTAGGTAACATGACCGTCACTGTTCTAACTGGGATGGATAtgatatataagaaaatatattatttacgcatatgtatgtatgtatgtttttaagtTTAACTATTTTCTCTCTTTTGCCTGCTTGTGACTTGCCTTTAgctcagtggtcggcatgagaggatctgtcactgtgttggtgagcacgaaaaaaaaatagcccagtgagaaattggaattaaaattaagcatctaatctaaataaataatagtataatgaaaattaaaaaaatgtcttttaaggatataacgggtgatttttttgaggttaggattttcatgcattagtatttgacagatcacgtgggatttcagacatggtgtcaa belongs to Bactrocera dorsalis isolate Fly_Bdor chromosome 1, ASM2337382v1, whole genome shotgun sequence and includes:
- the LOC125775603 gene encoding uncharacterized protein LOC125775603, with product MNEIKMNFYAAIFLFLNQMDSPVLFDDTYLEECPTTSSTPVKEQLTFKRKTFNVSGCYNTEASFSKQQVNNLPVDENDVFNMFFKLQTQRHLYTDEFLTLCNWDGRGDKQPQ